In Flavimarina sp. Hel_I_48, the DNA window AAGGTTTACAATCGTAAAATTCTTAACCGCTGTAAAAAACCCTTTATGCCTTGAGGTATATCTAAATTCTGCTACAGGATCTACCCCAAGCGGGGAATACAAAAACCTAAACCTATTCGCTAAGGTCGTATCAGGTTTTCTGCCACGTAGGACCAAAAGCTCGTTTCGCTCGCAACTGCCCAGATATTCTGGTGTGGTATAAACGTGGATGTTGTTTTTTTGTGCCCGAAGACCGTAGTCATAGTCCCCCAGATGATGCCGGAAGGAAGCATCAAGAATACCTATTGTATCAACAACAGACTGCGGTACAAATACAACATTACCGTTCATAAAATGGATTTGCTGTAAGTTGCCGTTAGGTTCTATGGGATTTGTATATAAATCTTTGCCACCATATGTAAATGTTCCTGTTTCCGGATCATTGATTGCGGCGCATATGATGTGTTGATTTCCCTGTGTTTCGCTGTAAGCGATAAGGCACGCTAGTGCCTTTTCATAGAGCAGGGTGTCATCATTCAGCCAGATATAAGCATTATAATCTGATTCGGCTTTGATAGCGGTCTGCCAGGCCAGCCTCATGCCACCGTTCCAGAAGAGATCACCGCTACCCTCGATCACATGCACTTGTGGAAATTCTTGTCTCACTGCCTGCCCTGTACCATCTGTACTCCCGTCGTCAACGAGATAGATATCAAAATCCCCCTGCTGGTCCAGCAGTCGGCGTAAGCAGCTTAAGGTAATCTGCTTGCGGTTGAAACAAGTCATCAGGACAGCCGTTTTCATGCTATTGATTTTGTGG includes these proteins:
- a CDS encoding glycosyltransferase family 2 protein, giving the protein MKTAVLMTCFNRKQITLSCLRRLLDQQGDFDIYLVDDGSTDGTGQAVRQEFPQVHVIEGSGDLFWNGGMRLAWQTAIKAESDYNAYIWLNDDTLLYEKALACLIAYSETQGNQHIICAAINDPETGTFTYGGKDLYTNPIEPNGNLQQIHFMNGNVVFVPQSVVDTIGILDASFRHHLGDYDYGLRAQKNNIHVYTTPEYLGSCERNELLVLRGRKPDTTLANRFRFLYSPLGVDPVAEFRYTSRHKGFFTAVKNFTIVNLNNLMGNRLHKFYTQRIRKHVK